Part of the Leifsonia soli genome is shown below.
GTAGTACCCGGCGTCGTAGCCGCCCGAGAAGGTGTGCGCGAAGTACGTGCTGGCGTAGCGCGGCGGGACGGCCGGGTTGTCCAGTCCGACGTCCGCGAGCGCCTGCGCCTCGAAGGCCGCGACGTCCTCGACCGCGTCGTCCGCGGTGATCCGGTGCCACGCCTGGTCGAGCAGGGCGGCCGCGAGGTACTCGCTGGTGGCGAAACCCTCGTTGAACGACTCGGACGCGTGCAGCTTGTCGACGAGCTCCTGCGGCATGCGCTCACCCGTCCGGTGGTGGACGGCGTAGTTCTCGAGCACCTCGGGCCACAGCATCCACATCTCGTTGACCTGGCTCGGGAACTCGACGAAGTCGCGGAACACGTTCGTGCCGGCGAACCGGGGATAGGCCACTCGCGCGAACAGGCCGTGCAGCGCATGCCCGAACTCGTGGAAGAGGGTGTTCGTCTCGTCGTACGTGAGCAGGGTCGGCTCGCCCGCGGCGGGCTTCGGCACGTTGAGGTTGTTGACCACGACGGTCGGCGTGTCGAGGAGGGCGGACTGCGAGATGAGCGGGTTCATCCAGGCGCCGCCGCGCTTCGAGTCGCGCGTGTACAGGTCGAGGATGTACAGGCCGAGCTCCGAGCCGTCCTCGTTGCGGGCCTCGAAGACGCGGGCGTCGGGGTGGTAGGCCACGAGATCGGGCCGCTCGGTGAAGGTGATGCCGTAGAGACGGTTCGCCGCGTAGAAGACGCCGTCGCGCAGCACGCGCTCTGCCTCGAAGTACGGGCGCATCGCGGCGAAGTCGACGTCGAACTTCTCCGCGCGCACCTTGCCGGTGAGGTGGGCCCAGTCCCAGGCCTCCACGGTCTCGTCGTCGCCGAGCTGACGCTGCAGGTCCGCCTGCTCGGCGCGGGCGTTGCGCGCCGCCGCCGGGGCGAGGCGGCCGAGCATGTCGGCGACGGCCTCCGGCGTGCGCGCGGTCTGGTCGGCCGTGACGTACGCGGCGTGGGTGTCGAAGCCGAGCAGGCGCGCCCGCTCGGCACGCAGACGGGTGATCTCGAGCACCAGGTCGCGGTTGTCGTTGTCGCCTCCACGGATGCCGCGGGCGCGGGAGGCGGCCATGATCCGCTCACGGCTCTCGCGCCGGGTGAGGTCGGCGAGCCACGGGTGCCCGGTGGGGAGGACCAGCGTGACGACGTATTTGCCGTCGAGTCCGCGTTCGGCGGCGGCCTGGGCGGCAGCGGACAGCTCGCCTTCACCGAGGCCGTCGAGCTCCTCGGCGCTGTCGAACACGACCGCGAGCTCGTTGGTGTCGGCGAGGAGGTTCTTCTCGAACCGTGTGGTCAGGGTCGACAGCCGCTGGTTGTACTCGCGCAGCCGCTCCTTGTCGGCGTCGTCGAGACCGGCGCCCGCCAGGGTGAACTCGGTGTAATAGCGCTCGACGAGGTAGCGCGACTCCGGGTCGAGACCCAGCTCGTCGAGCCGAGCGTGGAGGGATGCGATGCGCGCGTACAGCTCCGGGTTCAGGCGGATCGCATCCTGGTGGGCCGCCAGCCGCGGCGCCATCTCCTCCTCCAGGGCGTTCGTGAAGTCCGTGCTGTCGCTGGAGCTCTTGTTGAAGAACACCTCGGCGACACGCTGGAGGGTCTGGCCGGAGCGCTCGAGCGGCAGCATCGTGTTCTCGAAGGTGGCGGGCTCGCCGGCCGCGACGATCGCGTCGATCTCGGCCAGCTGCTCCTCGAAGCCGCGCTCGAAGGCCGGCCGGTAGTGCTCGTCGCGGATGTCGGCGAACGGGGGCAGCTGGTAGGGGAGGGTGCTGGGGGAGAAGAAGGGATTCGCGGTGTCGGCCATAGGCCCAGCCTAGACAACCGGTGGTGCCGCTTGCAAAGGAATCATTGCAAAGGTCCAATTGCAAAGAAGTAGTTGCAAAGAAGTCTTTGCACTCGTATCCTGGTCCCATGACCAACCAGGAACAGCCCGAGCAGACCGACCAGTCCGGGCAGAGCGAGCAGCCGGCCGGCGTCGCCGGGGGAGCCTCCCGCTACGAGGAGGCCCTGGGCATGGCGGCGCTGCGGGCCCTGGCGCATCCACTCCGCGTCGAGCTCATGAACGAGCTGTCCGACTTCGGCCCGGCCACGGCGAGCATGCTGGCCGAGCGCCTGGGGGAGTCGAGCGGCGCGACTAGCTACCACCTCCGGCAGCTGGCGAAGCACGACATCATCGTCGAGGACACCGAGCGGGGCTCCGGCCGGGAGCGCTGGTGGCGCATGGCGCCCGGCGGCGTCACGATCGGCTCCGCCGAGACGCTGGCCACGCCGGCCGGCCGGGAGGCCAGCGAGCTGATCTCGCTCGGCTGGCAGCAGAACAACGAGCGTCGCCTGGCGTCCTTCCTCCGTCGTGGTCTCGACACCTTCGGGTTCGACTGGATGGAGTCCAGCACCCTGTCGACCTCGCACCAGGAGCTCACCCGCGAGCAGCTCGCCGAGTTCGGCCGCGAGTACTACGCCCTGCAGGAGCGCCTCAAAGAGAAGTGGAAGGCCGAGACCCCGGAGGGGGAGGCCGCCGACCGCAAGCGCGTCCAGATCCAGTTCAACGCCTTCCCGCTCGTGGAGCAGGAGGACCGCTGATGT
Proteins encoded:
- a CDS encoding M3 family metallopeptidase: MADTANPFFSPSTLPYQLPPFADIRDEHYRPAFERGFEEQLAEIDAIVAAGEPATFENTMLPLERSGQTLQRVAEVFFNKSSSDSTDFTNALEEEMAPRLAAHQDAIRLNPELYARIASLHARLDELGLDPESRYLVERYYTEFTLAGAGLDDADKERLREYNQRLSTLTTRFEKNLLADTNELAVVFDSAEELDGLGEGELSAAAQAAAERGLDGKYVVTLVLPTGHPWLADLTRRESRERIMAASRARGIRGGDNDNRDLVLEITRLRAERARLLGFDTHAAYVTADQTARTPEAVADMLGRLAPAAARNARAEQADLQRQLGDDETVEAWDWAHLTGKVRAEKFDVDFAAMRPYFEAERVLRDGVFYAANRLYGITFTERPDLVAYHPDARVFEARNEDGSELGLYILDLYTRDSKRGGAWMNPLISQSALLDTPTVVVNNLNVPKPAAGEPTLLTYDETNTLFHEFGHALHGLFARVAYPRFAGTNVFRDFVEFPSQVNEMWMLWPEVLENYAVHHRTGERMPQELVDKLHASESFNEGFATSEYLAAALLDQAWHRITADDAVEDVAAFEAQALADVGLDNPAVPPRYASTYFAHTFSGGYDAGYYSYIWSEVLDADTVEWFRENGGLKRENGDRFRSRLLGVGGSKDPLEAYRDFRGRDAEIEPLLKRRGLDN
- a CDS encoding helix-turn-helix domain-containing protein codes for the protein MTNQEQPEQTDQSGQSEQPAGVAGGASRYEEALGMAALRALAHPLRVELMNELSDFGPATASMLAERLGESSGATSYHLRQLAKHDIIVEDTERGSGRERWWRMAPGGVTIGSAETLATPAGREASELISLGWQQNNERRLASFLRRGLDTFGFDWMESSTLSTSHQELTREQLAEFGREYYALQERLKEKWKAETPEGEAADRKRVQIQFNAFPLVEQEDR